One Candidatus Zixiibacteriota bacterium genomic window carries:
- a CDS encoding ABC transporter ATP-binding protein has translation MPELVLREIRKEFDGRSVLEDVSLELAAGELLVLLGPSGCGKSTLLRLIAGLEELDRGEILLGERRIDRLPPKDRNVAMVFQNYSLYPHMTVEQNLAFPLKVAKVSRAERMLLVARTAALLGLEDRLKLRPGQLSGGQRQRVALGRAIIREPALFLLDEPLSNLDADLRARMRVEIVGLQKRLGTTMIHVTHDQAEALTMADRIGLLHEGRLVQLGTPEQLYNEPATLFAAQFVGSPRINAVPVTADGEGISVFGFARSELGAAPPAGELTAAVRPEKIRIEPEGRFAASVIGCEYLGDQYVVTLKFGETVLTVAGVTREMRAGEPARFAIAPRDLLFFDRASGRRVG, from the coding sequence ATGCCGGAACTGGTGCTGCGGGAGATCCGGAAGGAGTTCGACGGGCGGTCGGTCCTGGAGGATGTGTCGCTCGAACTGGCCGCGGGGGAACTGCTTGTCCTGCTGGGTCCGTCGGGGTGCGGCAAATCGACCCTGCTCCGGCTGATCGCCGGCCTGGAGGAACTCGACCGGGGGGAGATCCTCCTGGGGGAGCGGCGGATCGACCGGCTCCCGCCGAAAGACCGCAACGTCGCCATGGTGTTTCAGAACTACTCGCTCTACCCGCACATGACAGTGGAGCAGAACCTGGCCTTTCCGCTGAAAGTGGCGAAGGTGTCGCGGGCGGAGCGCATGCTTTTGGTGGCGCGGACGGCGGCGCTGCTGGGGCTGGAAGACCGGTTGAAACTTCGGCCGGGCCAGCTCTCGGGCGGCCAGCGCCAGCGGGTGGCGCTCGGGCGCGCCATCATCCGCGAGCCGGCCCTTTTCCTACTGGATGAGCCGCTGTCGAATCTCGACGCCGATCTCCGGGCGCGCATGCGGGTGGAGATTGTGGGTCTCCAGAAGCGGCTGGGGACGACGATGATCCACGTGACCCACGACCAGGCCGAGGCGCTCACCATGGCCGACCGGATCGGGCTGCTCCACGAAGGGCGGCTGGTCCAGCTCGGGACCCCGGAGCAGCTCTACAACGAGCCGGCGACGCTGTTCGCCGCCCAGTTCGTCGGGTCGCCGCGGATCAACGCGGTGCCGGTGACGGCCGACGGCGAGGGGATCTCGGTGTTCGGGTTTGCACGGAGCGAGCTGGGGGCGGCGCCGCCGGCGGGAGAACTCACCGCGGCGGTGCGGCCGGAGAAAATCCGGATCGAACCGGAGGGGCGCTTTGCCGCGAGCGTCATCGGCTGCGAGTACCTCGGCGATCAGTATGTCGTGACGCTGAAGTTCGGGGAGACGGTGCTCACGGTGGCGGGCGTGACCCGGGAAATGCGCGCGGGCGAGCCGGCGCGGTTCGCCATTGCGCCCCGGGACCTCCTGTTTTTCGATCGGGCGAGCGGGCGGCGCGTCGGGTAA